One window of the Gemmatimonadota bacterium genome contains the following:
- a CDS encoding sulfatase-like hydrolase/transferase, translating to MNVVYIMTDRHNPEFSGCYGSSITRTPHIDALARRGKRFDSAYCPSPLCAPSRGAMMAGRYVHEISTWDNAFPYSGVPRGWGHYFAENGVVLTTIGKLDYKPGSDAGVEDMRLAKARESLDVHTLFEEGRVHPRYHHLHRLREAGPASGRGEHQHDAQVVEEAIQWLMNERPQDRPWILIVNIKQPHPGWNPPQELWDYYDPLVRTEDLDERYSEPISRLHPFHRDFVRYTCSDLCTPEELRRGLVGYHGICEMADRNVGRVLKAIDTENLWDSTLVAYASDHGGSMGAHRNSGMGSMYEDSIRVPMIVAGPGIESGGSEPAPVSHLDLFQTFSEALELPSPTHMRGTSLLGSTRGAPDAALPEFAISEFHGPGLPGSAFALRSGSDKYVECVGERPMLFDLSEDPLEMRDLAEHPDASQKLARLRRMLYQVCCPEAIDQRAKADQQALREEMAKSGRLVEELWKRGYERNPERMIPRPELVVQKP from the coding sequence ATGAATGTCGTTTATATCATGACCGATCGGCACAACCCTGAGTTTTCCGGTTGTTACGGTAGTTCCATTACCCGTACGCCTCACATCGATGCGCTCGCCAGGCGAGGAAAGAGATTCGACAGTGCCTATTGTCCAAGTCCTCTGTGCGCGCCTTCTCGGGGAGCGATGATGGCGGGACGGTATGTTCACGAGATCTCCACCTGGGACAATGCGTTTCCCTATTCAGGAGTGCCCAGAGGCTGGGGGCATTACTTTGCAGAAAATGGTGTCGTGCTTACGACCATTGGCAAGCTCGATTACAAACCGGGCAGTGATGCTGGAGTGGAAGATATGCGCCTGGCCAAGGCACGGGAGAGTCTGGACGTACACACGCTGTTCGAAGAGGGCCGTGTGCACCCCCGATACCACCACCTGCATCGATTGCGGGAAGCGGGTCCTGCAAGTGGGCGTGGGGAACACCAGCACGACGCGCAGGTCGTGGAAGAAGCGATACAGTGGCTGATGAATGAACGCCCACAAGATCGCCCCTGGATCCTGATCGTGAATATCAAACAGCCCCATCCCGGATGGAATCCGCCGCAGGAGCTATGGGATTACTACGATCCGCTGGTGCGAACCGAAGACCTGGACGAGCGCTATTCGGAACCCATTTCTCGACTACACCCCTTCCACCGGGATTTTGTTCGTTACACGTGCAGCGATCTTTGCACACCCGAAGAGTTGCGCCGTGGTCTGGTAGGCTACCACGGCATCTGTGAGATGGCAGATCGCAACGTGGGGCGCGTGCTCAAAGCCATAGACACCGAGAATCTCTGGGACTCGACGCTGGTCGCCTATGCTTCGGATCACGGTGGCAGCATGGGGGCACATCGCAATTCCGGAATGGGATCGATGTATGAGGATTCAATTCGCGTACCCATGATCGTGGCTGGACCCGGCATAGAATCAGGCGGGTCCGAGCCTGCACCTGTTTCACATCTCGATCTTTTCCAGACATTCTCGGAAGCCCTGGAGTTGCCTTCGCCAACACACATGCGAGGGACATCCTTGCTGGGATCCACGAGGGGCGCGCCGGATGCGGCACTTCCCGAATTCGCGATCAGTGAATTCCATGGGCCGGGCCTTCCGGGAAGCGCTTTTGCTCTTCGATCGGGTTCAGATAAATATGTGGAATGCGTTGGGGAAAGACCGATGTTGTTTGACCTTTCAGAAGATCCTTTGGAGATGCGAGATCTTGCGGAGCATCCCGATGCGTCTCAGAAACTGGCTCGGCTTCGGCGAATGCTATACCAGGTGTGCTGCCCGGAAGCGATTGATCAGAGGGCAAAGGCGGACCAGCAGGCGCTGCGCGAAGAAATGGCTAAAAGTGGAAGGCTTGTGGAGGAGTTGTGGAAACGAGGTTACGAACGGAATCCAGAACGCATGATTCCACGGCCGGAACTTGTCGTGCAAAAACCGTGA